The genomic segment TGTTCCTACAGGCTGCTGGCTGGAAGGAAATAAATACTTAATAGAAATCAGTGCATACACAGGAGGCTCAGTACTGCTGCCCTGCTCCTGCACTGACCTCCAAACCACACCTGAGACATTCACATGGGAGAAACTCACAACAAATGAAAAGAAATGGGTAAAGATATCTCCTGAGAGTGAGCAGTACAAAGAGAGATTTCAGCTGGTTAATGATCGCTCTTCAGGAAATCTCTCTCTGCTCATATCACACCTGACTGAAGAGGATGGAGGACTTTACAGTTGTAGTGTTCAAGGGAGTCAATACACAGACATCAGACTCACTGTTAAAGGTAAAGGACTCATTTTTATTCACAAAGCTACTTCAGTGATAATCTCATGACAGATTAATCTGATGTTGTAACAGTGATGCAATATGTTGATGTTTGTTCATTCTCCAGGTTGCACACTGAATCTACAGCCAGAGACTGTGACTGGATACGTGGGACAGTCTGTCCTTCTGCCCTGCTCCTGCTCTGAACTACAAGCCAAACCACACAATTTCACATGGACGTTTTTAAATGGTTCTCCTCACAAAGAAATCTTCCCAGAGGACCAGACAAATCTCTACACAGACAGAGTTCAGCTCTTTAATGATCATCTTCCAGGAAATCTCTCTCTGCTCATATCACACCTGACTGTAGAGGATGGAGGACGGTACAGGTGTGAGATCAGGAACAGAATCTCAGACGTCCGTCTCACAGTAAGaggtaaaatgaccttctgtataTAAACCATGTGTGAAGTTGACTACAGTATGTAGCTAAAGCAAAGAAATATAAAGAAATAGATGTAAAGTGCAACATAAAATCAGAAATAAAATGTAAGAATCAGATGTGAAAAGTTTCTGTTCTGTGTTCTGCtccttgtctgtgtttgtgtttatGATGATGGATTATCTGAGTTTGTGTTCTGACCCGCTTTCACTCCTCACTGTGATTCCTGAATTGTTGTTAATAAAGAACACGCCGAGTTTACACACTTGTGTCCTGCCTTCACTCACTGCATCTCACACTCTTTATTTCTAACTTTTCTCTCCTTGCAGACGCACCGACAAAACCTTCAACATCTGCACCAGTGACCACAACAACTTCATCTCATTCCAAACCAGGTACCACACACCACTGATACACACTGGAATGAAAAGGGTTTGTTCATCGGTTAGTACATCAGCTCACAGCAACAATCTCACACTAACTTTATCTGGTCTTTCACTTCCTGTCCATGTCACAACAACAGCCTCAAAATCAACCCCAGTGATTAAAGACAAAACCCCTGCACCCGCTGAAACAGGTGCTGATCAATACATTACATTACCTTCTGTTCACTTCAGAAGCACTTACCGATAATCTTCTGTGTGAATTATATAaccccaaattaaaaaaaaatcttgcgacagtatgttgaaattaaatctgAATACAGTGTTAAGGTAAAGTTCTGAGTGATATTGATGTCTCTCCAGAGAATCTTCCCTACGTCCCCTTCGCCGTAGTGACTGTGTTCTTTCTGCACATTATCGTGGCTGTGGTCTATTACACCACCAGAAAGAAAGGTACAAACACTTTCCGGCTCTTTGTGGAAATTTATCATCCACGTCCCCAAAATTTCAGCTGCATGAACTGAGCTTTTCTTGTGTATTTTACTCTCCAGGTCCTGATACAGTTCATTCCAGCAGAGCTGATGGAGATGGAGCAGTGAGTCTGTAGTTGAGAACTCAATGAGCTGATCCATCAATAAATTAATAAAGAGAGTTGTTCAGAAATAGTCTTGCTGAAAAACACTTCTCTAAATACTGTCGCTTCATTTTCATTCACAATTTGTTCTTTTCAGCCCttttagactttcagctttcccTTTGATGCTGAATAATATTTTAACTAAATCACAGAATGTGTGTTTAGATTTAAACGTGTGTCATTTACAGTTTTATATCAGACACTCACATGCTTTTGAAGCCTGCTTCACTTTCACAATATTTACATCATTAAAAACGAGGCACATTGTATTTTTTTCCTCACATGATATTGTAATGTTCTTGGACCTGTACTGTAAATGCTATCAGAACTGTATTCCGAGTAACGCTGGTGCGCTttccttttctatttttaaaattaaataaaattttaaagagATACATATTTCTGTATTTTAGCTTCATTTTCCACCACATTTGCCAGAATAAATAAATTTGTGTCACACAGATGATTGTAAACAACTTTACTCCCATTGATCAGTTTCATCAGTGGAGTCCATCTTCCTCTGCACAGACACCCTCAGACACAATCCTGTCCTTATATCACCTGTTACCTGATGGAACTGGAGGAAGAATTCATTATCACTTTGTTTTGCTCTCTTTCATCACTTTCACATTCTTTTTTGCTCGGcatatatccttgacttgcaagtgacgtcaaagcaaaatagaaacccggatgtcagtcatgttggtggatatacaaatgcagaactctctctgtttttccactcctttaagcgttcttttagctatgccatatctctgTGCTGTATTTTACGGTTGTGGTCACaactagggatgagcgagtacagcattatctgtatctgttaaccatatgaattatctgtatctgtatccgtactcggagtgggcctaacccggaagtgggtggGATTTAACCCAgtagtgggtctggttgtcttgaaacaggcagggctttaaccagtatgttattttaagcatgcaattgatatgggttgatcagaaat from the Neoarius graeffei isolate fNeoGra1 chromosome 2, fNeoGra1.pri, whole genome shotgun sequence genome contains:
- the LOC132868956 gene encoding carcinoembryonic antigen-related cell adhesion molecule 2-like, with the translated sequence MCVFGSSVRMQVCFLLLLIQLHITEGCWLEGNKYLIEISAYTGGSVLLPCSCTDLQTTPETFTWEKLTTNEKKWVKISPESEQYKERFQLVNDRSSGNLSLLISHLTEEDGGLYSCSVQGSQYTDIRLTVKGCTLNLQPETVTGYVGQSVLLPCSCSELQAKPHNFTWTFLNGSPHKEIFPEDQTNLYTDRVQLFNDHLPGNLSLLISHLTVEDGGRYRCEIRNRISDVRLTVRGKMTFCI